A region from the Arachis ipaensis cultivar K30076 chromosome B01, Araip1.1, whole genome shotgun sequence genome encodes:
- the LOC107625161 gene encoding protein RRC1, producing the protein MSSFSITRKKTPFQKHREEEEAKKKRAEDETARLYAEFVESFQGDTTPGSKAFVRGGTINPNDKLKDDTEGEKSKDGVSGPKKGSRYVPSFIPPPMATKGKESERKKEEEKPKDKEKGKSRNIDHFMEELKHEQEMRERRNQERENWRDGRHGEHSTSSRFDELPDDFDPSGRLPGSFDDGDPQTTNLYVGNLSPKVDENFLLRTFGRFGPIASVKIMWPRTEEERRRQRNCGFVAFMNRADGQAAKDEMQGVVVYEYELKIGWGKSVALPSQALPAPPPGHMAIRSKEGSTVILSGPSGGPPVTSVPNQNSELVLTPNIPDIMVTPPEDEHLRHVIDTMALYVLDGGCAFEQAIMERGRGNPLFNFLFVLGSKEHTYYVWRLYSFAQGDTLQRWRTEPFIMITGSGRWIPPSLPTAKSPEHEKESGPTHAGGRSRRVEPERTLTDAQRDEFEDMLRALTLERSQIKEAMGFSLDNADAAGEIVEVLTESLTLKETPIPTKIARLMLVSDILHNSSAPVRNASAYRTKFEATLPDVMESFNDLYRSIMGRITAEALKERVLKVLQVWADWFLFSDAYVNGLRATFLRPGNSGVIPFHSICGDAPEIEQKATSEDMVGGKANQDAALAMGRGAATRELMSLPLAELERRCRHNGLSLVGGREMMVARLLSLEEAEKQRGYELDDELKYAQNQANAGKYTSTRRDTSAEPEPAGLSGWNHYSDEDLPSQGKGSSPLASTLSIPQPELKAFTKKEKNDPVLPASKWAREDDESDDEHRRDGKNLGLSYSSSGSENVGDGLSKADEHESAADTSFSAHTDSGMNEEQRQKLRRLEVALIEYRESLEERGIKNLEEIEKKVEAHRKRLQSEYGLSDSGEDGQGNRRTSSERRDRHDVSRKRHRSPSPSHSPHQRLSSRDSREKSGSRERDDHDRERSRDRDRDRDRRRRTK; encoded by the exons ATGAGTTCCTTCTCCATCACACGGAAAAAGACACCATTCCAGAAGCACAGAGAAGAGGAGGAGGCAAAGAAGAAG AGAGCTGAAGATGAGACTGCTCGTTTGTATGCCGAATTTGTAGAGTCATTTCAAGGTGATACCACTCCTGGGTCAAAGGCTTTTGTACGAGGAGGAACAATTAATCCCAATGATAAATTGAAGGATGATACTGAGG GTGAAAAGTCCAAAGATGGGGTTTCTGGTCCAAAGAAGGGAAGTAG GTATGTTCCATCTTTTATACCACCTCCAATGGCAACCAAGGGGAAAGAATCGGAAAGGAAA AAAGAGGAGGAAAAACCTAAGGACAAAGAGAAAGGAAAGTCGAGGAACATTGATCATTTCATGGAGGAGCTAAAGCACGAGCAAGAGATGAGGGAGAGGCGGAACCAAGAACGTGAAAATTGGCGTGATGGGCGCCACGGAGAACATTCCACT TCAAGTCGCTTTGACGAACTACCTGATGACTTTGATCCAAGTGGAAGACTTCCTGGATCATTTGATGATGGCGATCCCCAAACTACGAATCTGTATGTTGGAAACCTCTCACCCAAG GTTGATGAAAATTTTCTGCTCCGTACTTTTGGAAGATTTGGACCTATTGCCAGTGTGAAGATAATGTGGCCTAGGACAGAAGAGGAGCGAAGACGACAAAGAAACTGTGGCTTTGTGGCTTTCATGAACAGAGCTGATGGACAGGCTGCAAAGGATGAAATGCAAG GAGTTGTGGTTTATGAGTATGAATTGAAAATTGGGTGGGGAAAGTCTGTTGCGCTCCCATCGCAAGCCCTACCTGCACCCCCACCAGGGCATATGGCCATCAGGAGTAAGGAG GGTAGTACTGTTATCCTATCTGGTCCATCAGGCGGTCCACCTGTGACTTCTGTGCCTAATCAGAACTCTGAACTG GTCCTTACTCCTAATATTCCTGATATAATGGTTACACCTCCTGAGGATGAACATCTGAGGCATGTAATTGATACAATGGCTTTATATGTTCTGGATGGTGGGTGTGCTTTTGAACAAGCTATCATGGAGAGGGGTCGTGGAAATCCTCTTTTCAACTTCTTGTTTGTTCTTGGCTCAAAGGAACACACCTACTATGTTTGGAGACTCTACTCATTTGCCCAG GGTGATACTCTTCAACGATGGCGGACTGAACCTTTTATCATGATAACGGGTAGTGGAAG ATGGATACCCCCCTCATTACCAACAGCAAAAAGTCCAGAACATGAGAAGGAGTCTGGTCCAACACATGCAGGAGGAAGAAGCAGG CGTGTAGAGCCTGAAAGAACACTGACTGATGCACAGAGGGACGAGTTTGAGGATATGCTGCGGGCTTTAACATTAGAGAGGAGCCAGATAAAAGAGGCCATGGGGTTTTCTTTGGATAATGCCGATGCAGCTGGCGAG ATTGTTGAAGTTTTAACAGAATCATTGACGCTTAAAGAAACCCCCATTCCAACTAAAATTGCAAGGCTCATGCTTGTATCTGATATTCTTCACAATAGTAGTGCTCCTGTAAGAAACGCATCAGCATATCGCACCAAGTTTGAAGCAACATTACCTGACGTAATGGAGAGTTTTAATGACTTGTATCGTAGCATAATGGGGCGCATTACTGCTGAAGCACTTAAA GAACGAGTACTGAAAGTTTTGCAAGTGTGGGCCGATTGGTTCCTCTTTTCAGATGCTTATGTGAATGGCTTAAGAGCCACTTTTCTTCGACCTGGGAACTCCGGTGTTATACCCTTCCATTCCATATGTGGTGATGCTCCTGAGATCGAACAGAAGGCCACTTCCGAAGATATGGTTGGCGGCAAGGCCAACCAAGATGCTGCATTGGCAATGGGCCGAGGAGCTGCAACAAGGGAGCTAATGAGTTTGCCTCTTGCCGAGCTGGAAAGACGGTGCCGACACAATGGATTGTCACTTGTTGGTGGCAGAGAAATGATGGTTGCACGGTTGCTAAGTCTTGAAGAGGCAGAAAAGCAAAGGGGTTATGAACTGGATGACGAATTGAAATATGCTCAAAACCAAGCAAATGCAGGGAAGTATACAAGTACTCGGCGGGATACGAGTGCTGAGCCTGAACCAGCAGGATTATCTGGATGGAACCACTATTCGGATGAAGATTTGCCTTCACAAGGCAAAGGGTCTTCACCTTTAGCATCAACCCTTTCTATTCCACAGCCTGAACTTAAAGCCTTTACAAAAAAGGAGAAGAATGATCCAGTTTTGCCTGCCTCTAAATGGGCTCGAGAGGATGATGAGAGTGATGATGAGCATAGGAGGGATGGAAAGAATCTTGGGCTAAGCTACTCGTCTTCTGGTAGCGAGAATGTTGGAGACGGTCTTAGTAAAGCTGATGAACACGAGTCTGCTGCAGATACAAGTTTTTCAGCTCACACTGACAGTGGAATGAATGAAGAGCAGAG ACAAAAGTTACGACGCTTGGAGGTTGCTCTAATTGAATATCGGGAGTCTCTTGAAGAGAGGGGaattaaaaatttggaggaaattgagaagaaagttGAAGCACACCGGAAACGGCTGCAATCAGAGTACGGTTTATCAGATTCTGGCGAAGATGGTCAAGGCAATA GACGAACGTCTTCGGAGAGGAGGGATAGGCACGATGTCTCAAGGAAACGGCACCGCAGCCCGAGTCCAAGCCATAGTCCACATCAAAGATTATCAAGTCGAGATAGCCGCGAAAAGAGTGGAAGCCGAGAGAGGGATGATCATGACAGGGAAAGGAGCAGGGACAGAGATAGGGACCGGGACCGGAGAAGACGGACCAAATAA
- the LOC107625514 gene encoding probable calcium-binding protein CML21 yields the protein MGGVFGRHDSHKRWIYGTKIENKIVEAMQKRESKGSSVKSFNTIILKFPKIDESFRKCKAIFEQFDEDSNGVIDREELKNSFSKLEISITEEDLNDLFKACDVNEDMGVKFSEFIVLLCLVYLLTDDPAALHIKSQIGLPDLEATFETLVDAFVFLDKNKDGYVSKSEMIEAVNESRERSSERIAIKRFEEMDWDKNGMVSFKEFLFAFTRWVGIDDKEDEEA from the exons ATGGGAGGTGTATTCGGAAGGCATGATAGCCATAAAAGATGGATTTACGGAAccaaaattgagaataaaattgTTGAAGCAATGCAAAAGAGGGAATCTAAAGGATCTTCGGTGAAATCATTCAACACTATAATCTTGAAATTCCCAAAAATTGATGAAAGCTTTAGAAAATGCAAAGCCATATTTGAGCAGTTTG ATGAGGATTCGAATGGGGTAATAGATCGAGAAGAGTTGAAAAATAGTTTCAGTAAACTGGAAATTTCTATTACTGAGGAGGACTTGAATGATCTCTTTAAAGCATGTGACGTCAATGAAGATATGGGAGTGAAGTTCTCTGAGTTCATTGTACTCCTTTGCCTTGTCTACCTTCTCACAGACGATCCAGCAGCCCTTCACATT AAATCACAAATTGGGTTGCCGGATCTAGAGGCCACGTTCGAGACTTTGGTCGATGcatttgtgtttttggacaaGAACAAGGATGGTTATGTCAGCAAAAGCGAGATGATTGAGGCGGTAAATGAAAGCCGGGAGCGTTCTTCCGAAAGAATAGCAATCAAAAGATTTG AAGAAATGGATTGGGATAAAAATGGAATGGTGAGCTTCAAGGAGTTCCTTTTCGCGTTTACTAGGTGGGTTGGAATCGACGACAAGGAAGATGAAGAGGCCTGA
- the LOC107625888 gene encoding probable calcium-binding protein CML21, whose product MGGAVGRAESVGWIPETKIEAKMVEALQKRESKGCSVKSFNTIILKFPKIDQSFRKCKAIFEQFDEDSNGVIDREELKKSFSKLEISFTEEELNDLFEACDINEDMGMEFNEFIVLLCLVYLLADDPAALHTKSRIGLPNLESTFETLVDAFVFLDKNKDGYVSKNEMIEAINEGGERSSGRIAMKRFEEMDWDQNGMVNFKEFLFAFTRWVGIEDEEDEEA is encoded by the exons ATGGGAGGTGCAGTTGGAAGGGCTGAATCCGTTGGTTGGATTCCGGAAACCAAAATTGAGGCTAAAATGGTTGAAGCATTGCAAAAGAGGGAATCTAAAGGATGTTCGGTGAAATCGTTCAACACTATAATCTTGAAATTCCCAAAAATTGATCAAAGCTTTAGAAAATGCAAAGCCATATTTGAGCAGTTTG ATGAGGATTCGAATGGCGTAATAGACCGAGAAGAGTTGAAAAAAAGTTTCAGTAAACTGGAAATTTCTTTTACTGAGGAGGAGTTGAATGATCTCTTTGAAGCATGTGACATCAATGAGGATATGGGAATGGAGTTCAATGAGTTCATTGTACTTCTTTGCCTTGTCTACCTTCTCGCAGACGATCCAGCAGCCCTTCACACT AAATCACGAATTGGGTTGCCGAATCTGGAGTCCACATTCGAGACTTTGGTGGATGCGTTCGTGTTTTTGGACAAGAACAAGGATGGTTATGTCAGCAAAAACGAGATGATTGAAGCGATAAATGAAGGCGGGGAGCGTTCTTCTGGAAGAATAGCAATGAAAAGATTTG AAGAAATGGATTGGGATCAAAATGGAATGGTGAACTTCAAGGAGTTCCTTTTCGCGTTTACAAGGTGGGTCGGAATTGAGGACGAGGAAGATGAAGAGGCCTGA